A genomic window from Caballeronia sp. SBC1 includes:
- a CDS encoding ATP-dependent DNA helicase translates to MLKPAAKAGAVDTTLSLTLAPKRRTELDAIFAAEGLLARQIDGYRSRASQVDMARAVAAAMEASGRAMPEPAMFDAQRRPARKLGPSDAPVVHEEGRDELGVATASTGIDGGENTLIVEAGTGTGKTFAYLVPAMLWGGKVIVSTGTKHLQDQLFQRDIPTVRDALAVPVSVAMLKGRANYLCHYYLQRTADNGRLPTRQDTSHLQEIIRFAKITRTGDKAELASVPENSPVWPMVTSTRDNCLGQECPQYKECFVMQARREAQQADIVVVNHHLFFADVMLRDTGMAELLPTANTIIFDEAHQLPETATLFFGETVSTTQFLELARDAVAEGLSHARDFSDWTKLGAALERAARDVRLAFKEDSVRMALAQLADDHPLFEALDTLEEHLDALTKALGEHAERAESLGVLLRRARELQGLLGGWTAPPTSVEKAVAEEAEAAAKADPNEMVRWIEVFSHTVQLHETPLSVAPIFSKQRAGVPRAWIFTSATLSVRGDFTHYAAQMGLNARRSMTLPSPFDYPTQGLLYVPRNLPQPSSPNFTDAVFDGALPVIEASKGGVFFLCTTLRAVDRIAMRLRDTIEQRGWDYPLLVQGDASRTELLDRFRSYGNAILVGSQSFWEGVDVRGDALSLVVIDKLPFAPPDDPVLSARLDALTKKGLSPFAVHQLPQAVITLKQGAGRLIRAETDRGVLMICDTRLVDKPYGRRIWQSLPPFKRTRELEVVRAFFSDSETLAAQEDE, encoded by the coding sequence GTGCTGAAGCCGGCCGCGAAGGCGGGTGCCGTCGACACCACGCTTTCGCTCACGCTGGCACCGAAGCGCCGCACTGAACTTGACGCGATTTTTGCCGCCGAGGGTCTGTTGGCGCGGCAAATCGATGGTTATCGCTCACGTGCTTCACAGGTCGACATGGCCCGCGCGGTCGCCGCCGCCATGGAGGCTTCCGGGCGCGCCATGCCTGAACCCGCGATGTTCGACGCGCAACGCCGGCCCGCCCGCAAGCTCGGGCCATCGGATGCACCCGTCGTTCATGAGGAAGGTCGGGACGAACTGGGCGTGGCGACGGCATCGACGGGAATCGACGGCGGCGAAAACACGCTGATCGTGGAGGCGGGTACGGGTACGGGCAAGACCTTTGCGTATCTCGTGCCGGCCATGTTGTGGGGCGGCAAGGTGATCGTCTCGACCGGCACGAAGCACTTGCAGGACCAGCTATTCCAGCGCGACATTCCGACCGTGCGCGACGCGCTTGCCGTGCCGGTGTCGGTCGCCATGCTCAAAGGGCGCGCGAATTACCTGTGTCACTACTACCTGCAGCGCACCGCCGACAACGGCCGTTTGCCCACGCGCCAGGACACGTCGCATCTGCAGGAAATCATCCGTTTCGCCAAGATCACGCGCACCGGCGACAAGGCTGAACTCGCGAGCGTGCCGGAGAACTCGCCCGTCTGGCCAATGGTCACGTCTACGCGGGACAACTGCCTCGGTCAGGAATGCCCGCAGTACAAAGAGTGCTTCGTGATGCAGGCTCGGCGCGAGGCACAGCAGGCGGATATCGTGGTGGTGAATCACCACCTGTTTTTCGCCGATGTCATGTTGCGCGACACGGGCATGGCCGAATTGCTGCCGACGGCAAACACCATCATCTTCGACGAAGCACATCAATTGCCCGAAACCGCGACGCTTTTTTTCGGCGAAACGGTTTCCACCACGCAGTTTCTCGAACTGGCCCGCGACGCGGTAGCCGAAGGCTTGAGTCACGCCCGCGATTTCTCCGACTGGACGAAACTTGGCGCTGCGCTGGAGCGTGCGGCGCGCGACGTGCGGCTGGCGTTTAAAGAAGATTCGGTGCGAATGGCGCTTGCCCAGCTCGCCGACGACCATCCGCTGTTCGAGGCGCTCGATACGCTTGAAGAGCATCTTGACGCACTCACCAAGGCGCTTGGCGAGCACGCTGAACGGGCCGAGTCGCTGGGTGTGCTGTTGCGCCGTGCACGCGAATTGCAGGGTTTGCTGGGTGGCTGGACTGCACCGCCGACTTCTGTCGAAAAGGCGGTAGCTGAAGAAGCTGAAGCGGCGGCAAAAGCCGATCCAAACGAGATGGTGCGCTGGATAGAAGTGTTCTCGCATACGGTGCAGTTGCACGAGACGCCGCTTTCCGTCGCGCCGATTTTCTCGAAGCAGCGCGCCGGTGTGCCGCGGGCGTGGATCTTCACATCGGCGACATTGTCGGTGCGTGGGGATTTCACGCATTACGCTGCGCAAATGGGCCTGAACGCGCGTCGTTCAATGACGCTGCCCAGTCCCTTCGATTACCCGACGCAAGGCCTGTTGTACGTACCGCGTAACTTGCCGCAACCGTCGTCGCCAAATTTTACCGACGCCGTGTTCGATGGCGCGTTGCCGGTGATTGAGGCATCGAAGGGCGGCGTGTTTTTCCTTTGCACGACCTTGCGTGCGGTCGATCGGATTGCGATGCGACTGCGTGACACAATCGAGCAACGCGGCTGGGACTACCCTCTGCTGGTACAGGGCGACGCCAGCCGCACCGAATTGCTCGACCGCTTTCGCTCCTATGGCAACGCCATCCTGGTGGGTAGCCAGAGCTTCTGGGAAGGCGTGGATGTGCGTGGTGATGCGCTCTCGCTGGTGGTTATCGACAAGCTGCCGTTTGCGCCGCCCGATGACCCGGTGTTGTCGGCGAGGCTTGATGCGTTGACCAAGAAGGGCCTGAGCCCGTTCGCCGTGCATCAGTTGCCGCAGGCGGTGATTACGCTCAAGCAGGGCGCGGGTCGGTTGATCCGCGCGGAAACGGATCGTGGCGTGCTGATGATCTGCGATACCCGTCTCGTCGATAAACCCTACGGCCGGCGCATCTGGCAAAGCCTGCCGCCGTTCAAGCGAACGCGCGAACTGGAGGTGGTACGCGCTTTCTTCTCCGATTCCGAAACGTTGGCGGCTCAAGAGGACGAATGA
- a CDS encoding Tex family protein produces the protein MTETVALKIVQRIATELNVQPRQVAATVQLLDEGSTVPFIARYRKEVTGNLDDTQLRNLEERLIYLRELEDRRATIVQSIDEQGKLTPELRAAVEGANSKQVLEDLYLPYKPKRRTRAQIAREAGLQPLADALLADPTLDPQTEAARYVDAEKGVADTKAALDGARDILSEQFGETAEILGKVRDYLFKQGSVISTVVEGKETEEGEKFRDYYDYSETIRTVPSHRALALFRGRNAGVLMVKLGLGEELDAQVPHPGETLIARHVGIANQGRPADKWLSDVCRWCWRVKVQPNIENDLLTNLREEAEAEAIRVFARNLKDLLLAAPAGPKAVIGLDPGMRTGVKVAVVDRTGKLLATDVIYPHEPRRDWDGSLAKLARIAAQTQAELISIGNGTASRETDKLASELIAKHPELKLQKIVVSEAGASIYSASELASKEFPDLDVTLRGAVSIARRLQDPLAELVKIDPKAIGVGQYQHDVNQRDLARSLDAVVEDCVNAVGVDANTASVALLARVSGLNATLARNIVDFRDANGPFASRDQLKKVPRLGDKTFEQAAGFLRINNGVNPLDRSSVHPEAYPVVERILAKIKKHAADVMGKREALAGLSPAEFVDERFGLPTVRDILAELEKPGRDPRPEFKTATFRDGVEKLSDLTPGMILEGVVTNVAAFGAFVDIGVHQDGLVHVSAMSTKFIKDPHEVVKAGQVVKVKVLETDVKRQRIALTMRLDDDFAADGGQAQQPRRGAQDRRGGAGGGGGSARDVRGNSGGNSGGKREPETASAMAAAFAKLKK, from the coding sequence ATGACGGAAACCGTAGCACTCAAGATTGTCCAGCGCATCGCCACCGAATTGAATGTGCAGCCGCGGCAAGTCGCCGCGACCGTGCAGCTTCTCGATGAAGGCTCAACCGTTCCGTTTATCGCCCGATATAGAAAGGAAGTGACGGGCAATCTCGACGACACGCAATTGCGCAATCTCGAGGAACGGCTCATCTATCTACGTGAGCTGGAAGACCGGCGCGCGACGATTGTCCAGAGCATCGACGAACAGGGCAAGCTCACTCCCGAGCTGCGCGCAGCCGTTGAAGGCGCCAACAGCAAGCAGGTCCTCGAAGATCTGTATCTCCCCTATAAACCGAAGCGCCGCACGCGCGCGCAGATCGCCCGCGAAGCCGGCCTGCAGCCGCTCGCCGACGCCCTACTCGCCGACCCGACGCTCGATCCGCAAACAGAAGCCGCGCGTTACGTGGATGCCGAAAAAGGGGTCGCCGACACCAAGGCCGCGCTCGATGGCGCCCGCGACATCCTCTCGGAACAGTTCGGCGAAACGGCGGAAATTCTCGGTAAGGTTCGCGACTACTTGTTCAAGCAAGGCAGCGTGATTTCGACCGTTGTGGAAGGGAAAGAAACCGAGGAAGGCGAGAAATTCCGCGACTACTACGACTACTCGGAAACCATCCGCACCGTCCCGTCGCACCGGGCGCTCGCGCTATTTCGCGGGCGCAACGCAGGCGTATTGATGGTCAAGCTGGGCTTGGGCGAAGAGCTCGACGCGCAAGTGCCGCATCCAGGTGAAACGCTGATCGCACGCCACGTAGGTATCGCGAACCAGGGCCGGCCGGCCGATAAATGGCTCTCGGACGTATGCCGCTGGTGCTGGCGCGTCAAGGTCCAGCCGAATATCGAAAATGATTTGCTGACGAATTTGCGCGAAGAAGCCGAAGCTGAGGCCATCCGCGTATTTGCACGCAACCTGAAAGATCTTTTGCTTGCCGCTCCGGCAGGTCCGAAAGCCGTGATCGGCCTCGATCCCGGCATGCGTACCGGCGTAAAGGTGGCCGTGGTCGATCGCACCGGAAAGCTGCTCGCCACCGACGTGATTTACCCGCACGAGCCACGTCGCGACTGGGACGGCTCGCTCGCCAAGCTCGCGCGAATCGCCGCGCAGACGCAGGCCGAGTTGATCAGTATTGGCAATGGCACGGCGTCGCGTGAGACCGACAAGCTCGCGAGCGAATTGATCGCGAAACATCCGGAACTGAAGCTGCAGAAGATCGTGGTGTCGGAAGCGGGCGCATCGATTTATTCGGCATCCGAACTGGCATCGAAGGAATTTCCTGACCTCGATGTCACGCTGCGCGGCGCGGTATCCATCGCGCGCCGGCTGCAGGATCCGCTCGCGGAACTCGTCAAGATTGATCCGAAAGCGATCGGTGTGGGCCAGTATCAGCACGACGTCAATCAACGCGACCTCGCCCGCTCGCTCGACGCGGTGGTTGAAGATTGCGTGAACGCGGTCGGCGTGGACGCCAATACCGCATCGGTTGCATTGCTTGCGCGCGTGTCCGGATTGAACGCTACGCTGGCGCGCAATATTGTCGATTTCCGCGACGCCAACGGCCCGTTTGCATCGCGTGATCAACTGAAGAAAGTGCCCCGTCTCGGCGATAAAACCTTCGAGCAAGCCGCCGGATTCCTGCGCATCAACAACGGCGTGAATCCGCTGGACCGCTCGTCGGTGCACCCGGAAGCGTATCCGGTGGTTGAACGGATCCTGGCCAAGATCAAGAAGCACGCCGCCGACGTAATGGGCAAGCGCGAAGCCTTGGCGGGCTTATCGCCGGCAGAATTCGTCGACGAACGGTTCGGTCTGCCCACCGTGCGCGACATCCTCGCGGAGCTGGAAAAGCCGGGCCGCGATCCGCGTCCGGAGTTCAAGACTGCCACGTTCCGCGATGGCGTCGAGAAACTCTCCGATCTCACGCCGGGAATGATTCTCGAAGGCGTGGTCACGAACGTCGCAGCGTTTGGTGCGTTCGTGGATATCGGCGTGCATCAGGATGGATTGGTGCACGTATCGGCGATGTCGACAAAGTTCATCAAGGACCCGCACGAGGTCGTCAAGGCCGGTCAGGTGGTGAAGGTGAAGGTGCTGGAGACGGACGTGAAGCGCCAGCGGATTGCGCTGACCATGCGTCTGGACGATGACTTCGCCGCCGACGGCGGCCAGGCGCAACAACCGCGACGCGGTGCGCAAGACCGTCGCGGTGGCGCGGGTGGCGGAGGAGGCAGTGCCCGCGATGTCCGGGGTAATAGCGGCGGCAATAGTGGCGGCAAGCGCGAACCGGAAACGGCCAGCGCGATGGCGGCGGCGTTCGCCAAGCTGAAGAAGTAA
- the phaC gene encoding class I poly(R)-hydroxyalkanoic acid synthase, with amino-acid sequence MAASRSSSSSSSGSSGPSTAKASPGVPGASFGMPAADPAAVQKMFEQWLNTWRAVADPAQWQKLAAQANPAQAESAGSISANPFAALGGFPALPGFPGMGVGNSGGAGGQLPFAMPAMPPIPTAAIAPQRLQELQSSFSRDAMELIKQTTEQSIDLSTLKDRRFSGAAWQSAPGFAFAAAWYVLNARYLQELAESVEGDHKTRERIRFAVQQWAAAASPSNYIALNPEAQQALIESRGESLQKGMLNLLADMQRGKIQQSDESGFVVGKNIATTQGSVVFENDLLQLIQYTPRTATVRERPLLIVPPCINKFYILDLQPEGSLVGHALDAGHQVFMISWRNADASIAHKTWDNYIEEGVLAPIDVVKQISGREQINTLGFCVGGTLLASALAVLAARGEHPVASMTLLTAMLDFSDTGVLDVFIDEQHVQMREQTIGGKNGKPPALMRGVEFANTFSYLRPNDLVWNYVVDNYLKGRTPQAFDLLYWNSDSTNLPGPMFVWYLRNTYLENRLRNPGELTACGEQLDLSKIDVPTFLYGSREDHIVPWTAAYASAPLLTGPQTFVLGASGHIAGVINPPSKNKRSFWVLDNADKTLPEDPDAWFEGATEHPGSWWPTWTQWLDGYAGKKVKPKPTLGSDDFPVIEPAPGRYVLQRDQ; translated from the coding sequence ATGGCTGCCTCCAGATCTTCATCTTCATCGTCATCGGGTTCATCAGGTCCGTCTACTGCCAAGGCTTCGCCGGGCGTGCCGGGCGCGTCTTTCGGCATGCCCGCTGCAGATCCAGCGGCAGTGCAAAAGATGTTCGAGCAATGGCTCAACACCTGGCGTGCGGTAGCCGACCCGGCCCAGTGGCAAAAGCTTGCCGCCCAGGCGAATCCGGCGCAAGCGGAATCGGCGGGATCAATATCTGCGAATCCGTTTGCAGCGTTGGGTGGCTTCCCGGCGCTTCCTGGTTTTCCGGGCATGGGTGTCGGCAACAGCGGCGGCGCCGGTGGTCAATTGCCGTTCGCGATGCCGGCAATGCCGCCGATTCCGACCGCAGCTATCGCGCCGCAGCGCCTGCAGGAACTGCAATCCAGTTTCTCGCGCGACGCCATGGAACTCATCAAGCAGACCACTGAGCAAAGCATCGACCTGTCGACGCTGAAAGACCGTCGCTTCAGCGGGGCTGCGTGGCAATCCGCGCCTGGTTTCGCATTTGCCGCGGCCTGGTATGTGCTGAACGCGCGTTATTTGCAGGAGCTTGCCGAATCGGTCGAAGGCGATCACAAGACCCGCGAACGCATCAGGTTCGCCGTACAGCAGTGGGCAGCAGCGGCATCGCCGAGTAATTACATTGCGTTGAATCCGGAGGCGCAGCAGGCGCTGATCGAGAGCCGTGGCGAGAGTCTGCAAAAGGGCATGCTGAATCTGCTCGCCGACATGCAGCGCGGCAAGATCCAGCAAAGCGATGAATCCGGTTTTGTCGTCGGCAAGAACATTGCAACCACGCAAGGCTCGGTCGTGTTCGAGAACGACCTGCTGCAACTGATCCAGTACACGCCGCGCACGGCGACCGTGAGAGAGCGGCCGCTGTTGATCGTGCCACCGTGCATCAATAAGTTCTACATCCTCGACCTGCAGCCGGAAGGCTCGCTCGTCGGCCATGCGCTTGACGCCGGCCATCAGGTTTTCATGATCTCGTGGCGTAATGCGGATGCGTCGATCGCGCACAAGACCTGGGACAATTACATCGAGGAAGGCGTGCTTGCGCCTATCGATGTAGTCAAGCAGATCAGCGGCCGCGAGCAGATCAACACGCTCGGCTTCTGCGTCGGCGGCACGTTGCTCGCAAGCGCTCTGGCCGTGCTGGCCGCGCGTGGGGAACATCCGGTTGCCTCCATGACCTTGCTGACCGCCATGCTCGATTTCTCGGACACGGGCGTGCTCGATGTGTTTATCGATGAGCAGCATGTGCAGATGCGCGAGCAGACCATTGGCGGCAAGAATGGCAAACCGCCTGCGCTGATGCGTGGTGTCGAGTTCGCCAACACGTTCTCGTATCTGCGCCCGAACGATCTGGTGTGGAACTACGTGGTGGACAACTACCTGAAGGGCCGTACGCCGCAGGCGTTTGACCTGCTTTACTGGAACAGCGATTCAACCAATCTGCCGGGCCCGATGTTCGTCTGGTATTTGCGTAACACCTATCTGGAAAATCGCCTGCGCAATCCGGGCGAACTGACTGCGTGTGGTGAGCAGCTGGATTTGTCGAAGATCGATGTGCCGACGTTTTTGTACGGATCACGCGAGGATCACATTGTGCCGTGGACGGCGGCGTATGCGTCCGCACCTTTGCTGACCGGACCGCAGACGTTCGTGCTTGGGGCGTCGGGGCATATTGCCGGCGTGATCAATCCGCCATCGAAGAACAAGCGCAGTTTCTGGGTTCTCGATAACGCCGATAAAACCCTGCCCGAAGACCCGGATGCATGGTTCGAAGGCGCGACCGAACATCCGGGTAGCTGGTGGCCCACGTGGACGCAATGGCTCGATGGTTACGCCGGCAAGAAGGTAAAGCCGAAGCCAACGCTTGGGTCCGATGATTTTCCGGTGATCGAGCCGGCGCCGGGACGTTACGTCCTGCAGCGGGACCAATAA
- a CDS encoding outer membrane protein assembly factor BamD: MALAASAVIVAGCHGLPEKTDETATWNNGKLYSEAQDALSGGDFGKCAKYFENLEGRDPFGHFAQQAQINVAYCDWKDGETASADAAIDRFIKLHPDHPDIAYAYYLKGMIHFNDDLGLFGRFSGQDMSERDPVSLRESYDAFKVVVDKYPQSKYAPDAAQRMRYIVNALASHEVHAADYYYRRGAYVAAINRAQLAIREYRNAPATEDALHIMMLSYGKLDQPQLEGDTKRVLAATFPDSPYVTGKSRPGKDNKSWWQLW, encoded by the coding sequence ATGGCGCTGGCTGCGAGTGCCGTCATTGTTGCGGGCTGTCATGGTTTGCCCGAGAAAACCGACGAAACGGCAACGTGGAATAACGGCAAATTATACTCGGAGGCGCAGGATGCGCTGAGCGGCGGTGACTTCGGCAAATGCGCGAAGTATTTCGAGAACCTTGAAGGTCGCGATCCGTTCGGTCATTTTGCACAACAAGCGCAGATCAATGTGGCGTATTGCGACTGGAAGGACGGTGAAACCGCTTCGGCCGACGCGGCTATCGACCGCTTCATCAAGTTGCATCCGGATCACCCGGACATTGCCTACGCGTATTACCTGAAAGGCATGATCCACTTCAACGACGACCTCGGTCTGTTCGGCCGCTTCTCCGGCCAGGACATGAGCGAACGCGATCCGGTGTCGCTGCGCGAATCGTACGACGCATTCAAGGTCGTGGTCGACAAATATCCGCAAAGCAAGTATGCGCCCGATGCTGCTCAACGCATGCGCTACATTGTGAACGCGCTGGCTTCGCATGAAGTGCACGCCGCGGATTATTACTATCGGCGTGGCGCTTATGTGGCCGCCATCAACCGTGCGCAGCTCGCAATCCGTGAATATCGGAACGCGCCTGCAACGGAAGACGCGTTGCATATCATGATGCTGTCGTACGGCAAGCTCGACCAACCGCAACTGGAAGGCGACACGAAGCGCGTGCTGGCCGCTACGTTCCCCGACAGCCCGTATGTCACAGGCAAGTCGCGTCCGGGTAAGGACAACAAATCGTGGTGGCAGCTCTGGTAA
- the pgeF gene encoding peptidoglycan editing factor PgeF: MASPSGSDFAAKFAAWPPLRNDDCVWPGWSSGPDAVSPSVKALATTRNGGVSAAPYGGANGRGGLNLGLHTGDVPDAVMENRRRVVELTGAPVAWLEQVHGAQIEDAGAVIDRCAGSAASVASAVKADAAVTDRAGVVCVVMIADCLPVLFCDTAGRAVGAAHAGWRGLAAGIVEKTAERVVQLAGAQASTLHAWLGPAIGSAAFEVGEDVLDAFVAAIDPAFRDATVAAFVRREEKHKYLANLYALARLRLERIGVPPENVHGGTFCTMTDVDRFYSYRRDRTTGRMAAMIWLAD, translated from the coding sequence ATGGCGAGCCCGTCCGGGTCTGATTTCGCCGCTAAATTCGCGGCTTGGCCGCCGCTTCGCAACGATGATTGCGTTTGGCCCGGCTGGTCGAGCGGTCCCGATGCAGTTTCGCCAAGCGTAAAGGCGCTCGCGACCACCCGCAATGGGGGTGTCAGCGCCGCGCCGTATGGCGGCGCGAACGGTCGTGGCGGCCTTAACCTCGGCCTGCATACAGGCGATGTGCCCGACGCCGTGATGGAAAACCGCCGGCGCGTGGTGGAACTCACGGGCGCTCCGGTTGCGTGGCTCGAGCAGGTGCATGGCGCACAAATCGAGGATGCCGGTGCGGTGATCGACCGCTGCGCTGGTTCGGCCGCGTCCGTCGCGTCGGCGGTCAAGGCCGACGCAGCGGTGACGGATCGCGCGGGAGTTGTGTGCGTTGTGATGATCGCAGACTGCCTGCCGGTACTTTTTTGCGATACAGCCGGCCGTGCTGTCGGCGCAGCGCATGCAGGCTGGCGTGGACTCGCGGCTGGAATCGTGGAAAAGACGGCGGAGCGGGTTGTGCAGCTCGCCGGCGCCCAAGCCAGCACGTTGCACGCATGGCTCGGTCCGGCGATCGGCTCGGCGGCGTTCGAAGTAGGTGAAGATGTGCTCGACGCGTTCGTGGCCGCGATCGATCCTGCATTTCGCGATGCGACCGTCGCCGCTTTCGTCAGGCGTGAAGAGAAACACAAATATCTCGCCAATCTTTACGCGCTCGCTCGTTTGCGCCTCGAGCGGATTGGCGTGCCGCCCGAAAATGTCCATGGCGGAACGTTTTGCACAATGACTGACGTGGACCGGTTCTATTCATATAGACGGGACCGGACAACAGGGCGTATGGCCGCAATGATCTGGTTGGCCGACTAG
- a CDS encoding DUF465 domain-containing protein has protein sequence MHAYPAAAVDTGTIRERIGQLEAEHHGLNSLIGKMAEVPGINDFEIRRLKKRKLKVKDTIILLQLQLEPDAHLNP, from the coding sequence ATGCATGCATATCCTGCAGCAGCGGTCGACACAGGCACGATTCGCGAACGGATCGGGCAGCTGGAAGCGGAGCATCACGGCCTGAATAGTCTTATCGGCAAGATGGCTGAGGTTCCCGGCATCAACGACTTCGAGATCAGGCGCCTGAAGAAGCGCAAGCTCAAAGTCAAGGACACCATCATCCTGCTGCAATTGCAGTTGGAGCCGGACGCGCACTTAAATCCATGA
- a CDS encoding colicin transporter — translation MPTSRLSPALPTAPVDSFASTGPAASGGGVAIVRRAVLSAIPLAGLSRQLLLSTRSLARPVAAILFALTCASVGTAAVAQTPKPINPGTSVTQTQLDESGAQGTATQAASGVSVSASRAAGQIGASGAIDASAAQATADTNGFTARQKALDVRSAENNYLYAVKQHDCYSDFFVNHCLDKARDAKRVVGAQIRKEQLALDDEQRLQHAQQRDEQTAIKRAQYASEAPQREASEKASEESFAEKQRQNALSAAQRTAEAPQRAANQADYDRKQADYQKKLADAAARGVQDAKEREDKAERFAAKQRDAAEHQAEVQARQKEAAAKQQQRAQQDAADQAHQAQLKQQQQQQQQSK, via the coding sequence TTGCCGACTTCCCGCCTTTCGCCCGCTTTGCCGACTGCTCCAGTCGATTCGTTCGCCTCGACCGGTCCGGCCGCATCGGGTGGCGGTGTTGCCATCGTGCGGCGAGCCGTGCTGTCGGCCATTCCGCTGGCCGGCTTGTCGCGGCAGCTTTTGCTGTCCACCCGATCGCTCGCCCGGCCTGTTGCGGCAATATTGTTCGCGCTGACCTGTGCGAGCGTTGGCACGGCCGCCGTCGCGCAGACACCGAAGCCCATCAACCCGGGTACGTCGGTCACGCAAACGCAGCTCGACGAAAGCGGCGCGCAAGGTACTGCCACGCAAGCGGCGTCGGGCGTTTCGGTTTCGGCAAGCCGGGCGGCGGGTCAGATCGGAGCAAGTGGCGCAATCGATGCTAGCGCAGCGCAAGCCACAGCCGATACAAATGGTTTCACCGCGCGCCAGAAGGCGTTGGACGTTCGCAGCGCGGAGAACAACTATCTCTATGCGGTCAAGCAACACGATTGCTACAGCGATTTTTTTGTCAATCACTGCCTGGACAAAGCGCGCGACGCCAAGCGTGTAGTAGGCGCGCAGATTCGCAAGGAACAACTGGCGCTCGACGACGAACAACGTCTGCAGCACGCGCAGCAGCGGGACGAGCAAACGGCGATCAAACGCGCGCAGTACGCGTCCGAGGCGCCGCAGCGCGAGGCGAGCGAGAAGGCGAGCGAGGAATCGTTTGCAGAGAAGCAGCGCCAGAACGCGTTGTCGGCGGCGCAGCGAACGGCGGAAGCGCCGCAGCGCGCGGCTAACCAAGCCGATTACGACCGCAAGCAGGCGGACTACCAGAAGAAACTTGCCGATGCCGCCGCGCGCGGCGTGCAGGACGCGAAAGAACGCGAGGACAAGGCGGAACGCTTTGCGGCGAAGCAACGTGACGCGGCCGAGCATCAGGCGGAAGTCCAGGCCCGGCAGAAGGAAGCAGCCGCCAAGCAGCAACAGCGTGCACAGCAGGACGCGGCAGACCAGGCGCATCAGGCACAACTCAAGCAACAGCAACAGCAACAACAGCAATCCAAGTAA
- a CDS encoding RluA family pseudouridine synthase — protein sequence MTRSSTSRTKDRSKDYSPSTSADDARLDDLTEPAAAPDAASEIHGEPVPTNLHERRADAETPRTILVPDEYAGERLDKVMARLFPEFSRSRLQTWIDAQRVQVDGAPAKIRQPVPLGATITLIPDLLPEQLAFTPEPVPLEIVYEDDALVVINKPAGMVVHPAAGNWSGTLLNGLLYRYGDAAAGLPRAGIVHRLDKETSGLMVVARTLEAQTILTRQLQARTVKRRYVALVWGTMPDEGTIDAPIGRDPRDRTRMAVVESASGKYARTHYRTIDRAMWNNQPVSAVHCDLDTGRTHQIRVHCAHIRHPLLGDPIYGHARGKRSVQPLPDGFNRQALHAWRLGLIHPTTGREISWRADVPEDIEALAAELGLGRDEATDLDPEDADFIEEDGGDVEARGGWDESQPIEYDDDDEE from the coding sequence ATGACCCGCTCAAGTACAAGTCGTACCAAAGATCGCAGCAAAGATTATAGCCCAAGCACATCGGCCGACGACGCACGTCTGGACGATTTGACCGAACCGGCCGCTGCGCCGGACGCGGCAAGCGAGATTCACGGCGAACCCGTGCCCACCAACCTGCACGAGCGCCGCGCCGACGCCGAAACGCCACGCACGATCCTCGTCCCCGACGAGTACGCTGGCGAGCGCCTCGACAAGGTCATGGCGCGCTTGTTCCCCGAATTCTCGCGAAGCCGCCTGCAGACCTGGATCGATGCGCAACGCGTGCAGGTCGATGGCGCGCCCGCGAAGATCCGGCAGCCGGTGCCGCTCGGCGCCACTATCACGCTGATTCCCGATCTGCTGCCCGAACAGCTTGCGTTCACGCCAGAACCGGTGCCCCTCGAGATCGTCTACGAAGACGACGCGCTCGTTGTCATCAACAAGCCCGCGGGCATGGTCGTGCACCCTGCTGCGGGCAACTGGAGCGGCACGCTGCTCAACGGCTTGCTGTACCGGTACGGCGATGCCGCCGCCGGCTTGCCGCGTGCGGGTATCGTGCATCGGCTCGACAAGGAAACGTCCGGGCTGATGGTGGTTGCACGCACGCTCGAAGCCCAGACCATCCTGACCCGTCAGTTGCAGGCACGCACGGTAAAGCGCCGCTACGTCGCGCTGGTGTGGGGGACGATGCCGGACGAAGGCACGATCGACGCACCAATTGGCCGCGATCCGCGCGACCGCACGCGCATGGCGGTGGTGGAGAGCGCATCGGGGAAATATGCCCGTACGCACTATCGCACCATCGACCGCGCGATGTGGAATAACCAGCCCGTGTCCGCGGTTCACTGCGATCTCGATACCGGCCGCACGCACCAGATCCGCGTGCATTGCGCGCATATCCGCCATCCGTTGCTGGGGGATCCGATCTACGGCCACGCACGTGGCAAGCGTTCGGTGCAGCCGCTGCCGGATGGGTTCAATCGCCAGGCGCTGCATGCCTGGCGGCTCGGACTGATCCATCCGACCACGGGTCGCGAGATCAGTTGGCGCGCGGATGTGCCCGAGGATATTGAAGCGTTGGCAGCGGAATTGGGCCTCGGTCGCGATGAAGCGACGGATCTGGATCCGGAGGATGCGGATTTCATCGAGGAGGACGGTGGCGACGTTGAGGCGCGCGGCGGCTGGGACGAGTCGCAGCCAATTGAATATGACGATGATGACGAGGAATGA